One window of the Lodderomyces elongisporus chromosome 6, complete sequence genome contains the following:
- the XDJ1 gene encoding DnaJ-like protein xdj1 — MEEENLYEILEIESNATSSEIKRAYRKLALKYHPDKVSEDERESSEIQFKKVSYAYEILIDEEKRYNYDQFGSADPQASYASNPFEQFYGGNFNEFGGNDFHDFFNGGGDSRNGGNRTHRQRTEDAHIKVEVTLEDLYLGKVIRTTSTRNIICTQCKGSGLRSSNAVSKQCGICHGEGHTRKIKRVAPGLVAQEYVDCTTCNGTGKIYRTRDRCKLCSGTRIIEETKILEFEIQKGSPNVGQIVKKGESDEFPGKQAGDIILDYTCKTHERFERKGDDLYSSFKLPLAEALTGFTKQVTVHLDGRSIQINVPAGKVTRPGNYIKLAGEGMPKASKSWFSSKKSGDLYLKPEIEFPRDNWYLEKNDLLKIRNILPSSAEKLDLGPEANIDLFTDFTTISEDELPTYESEQDKYDNRYQDQDQDPQCTQQ, encoded by the coding sequence atGGAGGAAGAAAATCTATATGAAATACTCGAGATCGAGTCAAATGCAACCAGCAGCGAAATCAAAAGAGCTTATAGGAAGCTAGCACTCAAGTATCATCCTGATAAAGTTTCAGAAGATGAACGAGAATCATCAGAGATTCAATTCAAAAAAGTGTCATACGCATATGAAATACTCATAGATGAGGAAAAGCGATATAATTATGATCAATTCGGCTCAGCTGATCCTCAGGCGTCATATGCCTCGAATCCATTTGAACAATTTTATGGTGGCAATTTCAACGAGTTTGGTGGCAATGACTTCCATGACTTTtttaatggtggtggtgattcAAGAAATGGTGGGAATAGAACACACAGACAGAGAACTGAAGATGCACATATCAAGGTGGAAGTGACATTAGAGGATCTATACCTCGGCAAGGTCATTAGAACAACTTCAACAAGAAACATTATTTGTACCCAATGTAAAGGAAGCGGGTTGAGATCCTCTAATGCAGTGAGCAAACAATGTGGTATCTGTCACGGAGAAGGACACACAAGAAAGATTAAGCGTGTTGCACCTGGCTTGGTGGCTCAGGAGTATGTTGACTGTACTACATGTAATGGAACAGGtaaaatatacagaacaaGGGATAGATGTAAACTTTGCAGTGGTACAAGAATAATTGAGGAGACCAAGATTTTGGAATTTGAGATACAAAAAGGGTCGCCAAATGTTGGCCAGATAGTTAAAAAGGGAGAAAGTGACGAGTTTCCAGGAAAACAGGCTGGTGACATTATCCTTGACTATACTTGCAAAACTCATGAAAGGTTTGAACGTAAAGGTGATGACTTGTACTCAAGCTTTAAATTGCCACTCGCGGAAGCATTAACAGGTTTCACAAAACAAGTTACTGTGCATTTAGATGGACGAAGTATCCAGATCAACGTACCAGCCGGTAAAGTGACTAGACCAGGAAACTATATCAAATTGGCCGGAGAAGGTATGCCAAAAGCTTCAAAGTCGTGGTTCTCATCGAAGAAGAGTGGAGACCTTTATCTCAAGCCAGAAATTGAGTTCCCTCGTGACAACTGGTACTTGGAAAAGAATGACTTGCTCAAAATAAGAAACATTTTGCCCTCAAGTGCAGAAAAGTTGGATTTAGGCCCTGAGGCAAATATCGATTTATTTACCGATTTTACAACAATCAGCGAGGATGAGTTGCCTACATATGAGTCAGAGCAGGACAAATACGATAATCGATATCAAGATCAAGATCAAGATCCACAATGCACTCAGCAGTAG
- the COF1 gene encoding cofilin, with product MSRSGVQVADESLTAFNDLKLGKKYKFIIYTLNDAKTEIVVDETSTETDYDAFLEKLPENECKYAIYDFEYEIGGGEGKRSKIVFFTWSPDTAPVRAKMVYASSKDSLRRALNGVAADVQGTDFSEVAYESVLEKVSRGAGSH from the exons ATG TCAAGATCAGG AGTTCAAGTTGCAGATGAATCGTTAACAGCATTCAACGATTTGAAACTAGGCAAAAAGTACAAGTTCATCATTTACACATTGAACGACGCCAAAACCGAGAtcgttgttgatgaaactTCTACAGAGACCGACTATGATGCATTCTTGGAGAAATTGCCAGAAAACGAATGTAAATACGCCATTTACGATTTTGAATACGAAATTGGTGGAGGTGAAGGTAAAAGATCCAAGATTGTCTTTTTCACATGGTCTCCAGATACCGCACCAGTCAGAGCCAAGATGGTTTATGCTTCATCAAAGGATTCATTGAGAAGAGCCTTGAACGGTGTTGCTGCCGATGTTCAAGGTACTGACTTTTCCGAAGTTGCTTACGAGTCAGTTTTGGAAAAGGTCAGTAGAGGTGCCGGTTCCCACTAA
- the MRP17 gene encoding mitochondrial ribosomal small subunit component has translation MHYELFAIARITDPIIHNKEAKKIASTVGKLILNNRGVIRSITSMGVKPLPKIISKDQERHFRGYNFFINFDSSSKVQEQLLRTLMSDPRVLRANIKKIDMSRSLNPGSSVEQAVNAH, from the coding sequence ATGCATTACGAACTATTTGCCATTGCGCGTATAACTGACCCCATTATTCACAACAAAGAAGCCAAGAAGATTGCTTCGACGGTGGGCAAATTGATTCTAAATAACAGAGGTGTGATTCGAAGTATCACAAGCATGGGAGTCAAGCCATTACCCAAGATTATCTCAAAAGATCAAGAAAGACATTTTAGAggatacaatttttttatcaattttGATTCAAGTAGTAAAGTCCAGGAACAGCTCTTGAGAACTTTGATGTCTGATCCAAGAGTGTTGCGTGCCAATATAAAGAAGATTGATATGTCGCGAAGCTTGAACCCTGGGTCATCAGTGGAACAAGCAGTAAATGCCCATTGA
- the MET14 gene encoding Adenylyl-sulfate kinase: MATNITWHPNLTHEERSSLRKQQGVTVWLTGLSASGKSTIACALEQSILNRGLNSYRLDGDNVRFGLNKDLGFSEADRNENIRRISEVAKLFSDSCCVTVTSFISPYKADRRLARELHEKDNLPFVEVYVDVPIEVAEQRDPKGLYKKAKEGIIKEFTGISAPYEAPEKPEIHIENHSGLTVEQAAEQIIDYLLEKKYIS, encoded by the coding sequence ATGGCAACAAACATTACCTGGCACCCAAACTTGACCCATGAGGAAAGATCTCTGTTGagaaaacaacaaggtGTCACTGTGTGGCTCACTGGTTTATCGGCGAGCGGGAAATCAACTATTGCGTGTGCATTGGAGCAGTCCATCTTGAACAGAGGATTAAACTCATATAGACTTGATGGTGATAACGTAAGGTTTGGCTTGAACAAAGACTTGGGTTTCAGTGAAGCTgatagaaatgaaaatattaGAAGAATTAGTGAAGTTGCAAAATTATTCAGTGACAGCTGTTGCGTTACTGTAACCTCTTTTATTAGTCCATACAAAGCTGACAGAAGATTAGCTAGAGAATTGCATGAAAAGGATAACTTGCCATTTGTTGAAGTTTACGTTGACGTTCCAATTGAAGTTGCCGAGCAAAGAGATCCAAAAGGTTTGTACAAGAAGGCCAAAGAAGGTATTATCAAAGAATTCACTGGTATCAGTGCACCTTATGAAGCTCCAGAAAAACCAGAAATTCACATTGAAAACCACTCGGGCCTCACTGTTGAACAAGCAGCAGAGCAAATCATCGACTACttgttggaaaagaagTATATCAgttaa
- the DID4 gene encoding ESCRT-III subunit protein did4 (BUSCO:EOG09264T0J) translates to MSSLFEWAFGKKLTPQERLRKNQRALEKTQRELSREVTKLQQQEKKLISDIKKSAKQGQISSAKIQAKDLIRTKSYINKFNSMKAQLQAISLRVQSVRSNQQMAMSMRDATRVLSGMNRSMNLPQLSRIAQEFAKENDMMDQKQEFMDDAIDDAMAMDEDELGEEEQIDEILGKVLDEIGVDLNTNLKDTPTGITAGQEAVSNNRVAEGVGAHGGGGVSSVGGGFGASEEDDLQARLDSLKK, encoded by the coding sequence ATGTCACTGTTATTTGAATGGGCTTTTGGTAAGAAGCTTACTCCGCAAGAGCGTCTTCGAAAGAATCAAAGAGCGTTGGAAAAAACCCAACGAGAGCTTAGTCGAGAAGTCACCAAGTTACAGcagcaagaaaagaagcttATCAGCGACATCAAAAAATCGGCAAAACAGGGGCAAATATCGAGTGCCAAGATCCAGGCCAAGGATCTTATAAGAACCAAGTCATACATTAATAAATTCAACTCGATGAAGGCGCAATTGCAAGCTATTTCATTGAGAGTGCAAAGCGTGAGGTCTAATCAACAGATGGCAATGTCTATGAGAGATGCTACTAGGGTTTTATCTGGGATGAACAGGTCGATGAATTTGCCTCAGCTTAGTAGGATAGCACAGGAGTTTGCTAAGGAGAATGATATGATGGATCAGAAACAGGAATTTATGGATGATGCGATAGATGATGCTATGGCTATGGATGAAGATGAGTTGGGTGAGGAAGAGCAGATTGATGAGATTTTGGGTAAAGTACTCGATGAGATTGGAGTTGATTTGAACACCAATTTGAAGGACACGCCAACGGGAATCACTGCTGGACAGGAAGCCGTTAGTAATAATCGTGTTGCTGAAGGTGTTGGAGCTCACGGAGGAGGAGGTGTTAGtagtgttggtggtggtttcGGGGCAAGCGAAGAGGATGATTTACAAGCAAGATTAGACAGTTTAAAGAAGTAA
- the IFG3 gene encoding D-aspartate oxidase, translated as MSRIVVVGAGIIGLYTCFSLLEQGVSADEITVLAEYLPGDESIKYTSPYAGGNFSCITGDDDDTLAYDRYTYLNLQRIQKAIGGKTKGLDRYPSTEFWDQKPSQKKIDSLKSYLQDYEEIAEKDLPKGSEYGIRFLAWNFNCPKFLASFKDYLQQQGVVFYRKHLTHIVQAYISERDTKIVFNCTGIGARSIRGVEDKNVYPARGQVVVIKAPHIMENCLSWGEREPTYIIKRPFSNDQLILGGYYQKDDWTPDVLLEQTQDILQRTTKLLPKILTDNPHGNKIEDLEILRVVAGLRPGRHGGARIEREKFGGKLLIHNYGASGYGYQAGFGMAHKAVSLALGGSKL; from the exons ATGAGTagaattgttgttgttgg tgcTGGGATCATAGGTTTATACACTTGTTTTAGCTTGTTGGAACAAGGAGTCTCTGCTGATGAGATAACAGTTCTTGCTGAGTACTTGCCAGGAGACGAATCTATTAAATATACATCGCCCTATGCTGGTGGTAACTTTTCATGTATTactggtgatgatgatgatactCTTGCATATGACAGATATACGTATTTGAATTTACAAAGGATTCAAAAGGCCATTGGTGGAAAGACAAAAGGGTTGGATAGGTACCCATCAACGGAGTTTTGGGATCAAAAGCCAAGCCAAAAGAAGATTGACTCGCTAAAGAGTTATTTGCAAGATTACGAGGAAATTGCTGAAAAGGATTTGCCCAAGGGTTCTGAGTACGGGATCCGTTTCTTAGCATGGAACTTCAACTGTCCCAAGTTCTTGGCCAGCTTTAAAGACTATTTGCAACAGCAAGGTGTTGTTTTCTACAGAAAACACCTTACACATATTGTGCAAGCATACATTTCGGAAAGAGATACCAAGATTGTATTCAACTGTACAGGGATAGGTGCAAGATCCATACGAGGTGTAGAGGACAAAAATGTGTACCCTGCTAGAGGACAAGTTGTTGTGATTAAAGCTCCTCATATTATGGAAAATTGTTTGAGTTGGGGCGAAAGGGAGCCTACATATATTATCAAAAGAcctttttcaaatgatCAATTGATATTGGGTGGTTATTACCAAAAAGATGATTGGACACCAGATGTCTTGCTAGAGCAAACCCAGGacattttgcaaagaaCAACTAAGCTCTTGCCCAAGATTTTAACTGACAACCCACATGGTAACAAGATTGAGGATTTGGAGATATTGAGAGTTGTTGCAGGCTTGAGACCCGGAAGACATGGCGGGGCCAGAATCGAAAGAGAGAAATTTGGGGGTAAATTGCTCATTCATAATTATGGAGCTAGTGGGTATGGGTACCAAGCAGGCTTTGGAATGGCCCACAAGGCGGTTCTGCTAGCATTGGGTGGCTCCAAATTGTGA
- a CDS encoding uncharacterized protein (CAZy:AA1) has translation MMCSFSHLLLIFFTLFTSALSKTHTFDWDVTYVTANPDGVFERRMIGINNQWPNPTIKVKRNDRVILNLHNSLPDRNASLHFHGLFQKGQNGQDGPELVTQCPIAPGSTLTYDFVIGNQTGTYWYHSHSGTQYGDGLRGMFIIEEDDFDHLPYKFDEAVDLSVTEHYHLETPQIMKHFMSRFNPTGAEPIPQNSLFNETKNATWTVEPDKTYLLRIVNMGLFVSQYLYIEDHKFTVVEIDGVPVEPYETDSLYITVGQRYAVLVRTKTSTPKKNFRFANILDVEMLDERPEDLVLVSTNYMVYNNSKAKNPPHLPYHDFEGIVEKLEGFDDFDLKPSSGEKLLPEPDMTIAVNFSMEVLGDGVTYALFNGKSYTPPKVPTLYTVLSSGELATNQEIYGSNTNSYVLQGGEVIELVLNNNDDGKHPFHLHGHNFQVIARSEEGVSGDPTFFDPKNDSMTEYPETPMIRDTIEVKPNGYFVLRFVAENPGVWFFHCHVDWHLEQGLALVFVEDPEQIQKHQSTISENHKQVCKDIHVPVQGNAAGNFENFLDLTGQNLQVAPLPEGFTSKGYFAMAACTLIAIYGLWSIYNYGMEDVSQDNSEVVIDKLYKILNEYGATG, from the coding sequence ATGATGTGTCTGTTTTCACATCTACTACTAATTTTCTTCACGCTCTTTACCTCAGCGCTCTCCAAGACTCATACTTTTGATTGGGACGTGACTTATGTAACCGCGAATCCAGATGGTGTATTTGAAAGACGCATGATTGGGATCAATAATCAGTGGCCAAACCCTACAATCAAAGTGAAGAGAAATGACCGAGTCATTTTAAACCTCCACAACAGTTTGCCAGATCGTAATGCATCGTTGCATTTCCATGgtttatttcaaaaaggCCAGAATGGTCAAGATGGACCAGAGTTGGTTACACAATGTCCCATTGCCCCTGGTTCAACATTGACATACGATTTTGTTATTGGCAACCAGACTGGTACATATTGGTACCATTCGCATAGTGGCACCCAGTACGGTGATGGCTTAAGAGGAATGTTTATcattgaagaagacgaTTTTGACCATTTGCCATACAAATTTGATGAAGCTGTCGACCTTTCTGTGACTGAACACTATCATTTGGAAACTCCCCAGATTATGAAACATTTTATGTCGAGATTTAATCCCACAGGTGCAGAGCCAATTCCTCAGAATTCATTATTCAATGAAACTAAAAATGCTACATGGACAGTAGAGCCAGACAAGACGTACCTTTTGAGGATTGTTAATATGGGattatttgtttctcaGTACTTGTACATTGAAGACCATAAATTTACAGTAGTGGAAATCGATGGTGTTCCAGTCGAACCATACGAAACCGACTCTCTTTATATCACAGTTGGTCAAAGATATGCCGTGCTTGTTAGGACAAAGACAAGcacaccaaaaaagaactttAGATTTGCTAATATCTTGGATGTAGAGATGTTGGATGAAAGACCAGAGgatttggtgttggtgtcgACAAATTATATGGTGTACAATAATAGCAAAGCCAAGAACCCACCACACTTGCCATACCATGATTTTGAAGGTATAGTTGAAAAGCTTGAAGGATTTGATGATTTCGACTTGAAGCCGTCGAGTGGAGAAAAATTATTGCCAGAACCAGATATGACGATTGCTGTGAACTTCTCAATGGAAGTGTTGGGCGATGGTGTTACTTATGCTTTGTTCAATGGTAAGTCGTATACCCCACCTAAAGTTCCCACGTTGTACACTGTACTATCGAGTGGTGAGTTGGCTACAAACCAGGAGATTTATGGCTCCAACACAAATTCGTATGTGTTGCAAGGAGGAGAAGTTATTGAACTTGTTTTaaacaataatgatgatggaaAACACCCTTTCCATCTACATGGCCACAACTTCCAAGTCATTGCAAGAAGCGAGGAAGGTGTTTCTGGTGATCCTACATTTTTTGATCCCAAAAATGATTCAATGACTGAATACCCAGAAACTCCAATGATTAGAGATACAATTGAAGTTAAACCTAATGGGTATTTTGTGCTTCGTTTTGTTGCTGAAAACCCCGGGGTTTGGTTCTTTCATTGCCATGTCGATTGGCATTTGGAGCAAGGCTTGGCCTTGGTATTTGTTGAAGACCCCGagcaaatacaaaaacaccAAAGCACAATCAGCGAGAATCATAAACAAGTTTGTAAAGATATTCACGTTCCAGTCCAAGGTAACGCAGCAGGTAATTTTGAGAACTTTTTGGACTTGACGGGACAAAACTTACAAGTTGCACCATTGCCTGAGGGTTTCACATCCAAGGGTTATTTTGCCATGGCTGCATGTACCTTAATTGCCATCTATGGACTTTGGTCTATCTACAACTACGGTATGGAAGATGTCTCACAGGATAACTCGGAAGTAGTTATCGATAAATTGTACAAGATCTTGAATGAATATGGCGCTACGGGTTAG